Proteins found in one Mycteria americana isolate JAX WOST 10 ecotype Jacksonville Zoo and Gardens chromosome 8, USCA_MyAme_1.0, whole genome shotgun sequence genomic segment:
- the ZNF346 gene encoding zinc finger protein 346 isoform X1 has product MADGAGSNGDAAGLPVGKEAVERLIRENGHIFTEAQCKVCSALLISESQRLAHYQSKKHANKVRRYLSIHGGEELAPGKKMRLDAKQDSKQEGSSGEDRNKCCPICNMTFSSPAVATSHYLGKTHAKNMKQQSPKVEEAVPPQKHPATLPTSTVSSNEENKDITDPDKFCSLCHATFNNPLMAKQHYVGKKHRKQETKHKLMAHYGRTPDAPASSFMAGKGYPCSTCNIVLNSIEQYQAHISGFKHKNQMPGAVPVVGPFPPQQYVREESTAPGGYSYFSQDF; this is encoded by the exons atggcggaCGGGGCGGGTAGCAACGGGGAcgccgcggggctgccggtggGCAAGGAGGCAG TGGAGCGCCTGATCCGGGAGAACGGGCACATCTTCACCGAGGCCCAGTGCAAGGTGTGCAGCGCCCTGCTCATCTCCGAGTCCCAGAGGCTGGCCCACTACCAG agCAAGAAGCACGCCAACAAGGTGAGGCGGTACCTGTCCATCCACGGCGGAGAGGAGCTCGCCCCCGGGAAGAAGATGAGGCTGGATGCGAAGCAG GACAGCAAGCAGGAAGGCAGCAGTGGGGAAGACAGGAACAAGTGTTGTCCCATCTGCAACATGACCTTTTCCTCTCCGGCCGTGGCAACGTCTCACTACTTGGGAAAGACTCATGCCAAGAACATGAAGCAGCAGTCCCCCAAAGTGGAAG AAGCGGTGCCCCCACAGAAACATCCTGCTACCCTCCCCACCTCTACCGTGTCTTCTAACGAAGAGAACAAGGACATTACTGACCCAGACAAGTTCTGTAGCCTCTGCCATGCCACTTTCAACAACCCCCTTATGGCAAAACAGCATTATGTAGGCAAGAAGCACAGAAAGCAGGAGACCAAACACAAGCTGATGGCACACTATGGCCGAACCCCTGATGCACCGGCATCGTCCTTCATGG CTGGGAAGGGGTACCCCTGCAGTACATGTAACATAGTACTGAACTCCATAGAGCAGTACCAAGCTCACATCAGTGGCTTCAAACACAAGAATCA GATGCCAGGAGCAGTGCCGGTTGTTGGACCATTCCCGCCACAGCAGTATGTCCGGGAAGAGTCAACTGCCCCAGGAGGCTACAGTTATTTCAGCCAAGACTTCTAG
- the ZNF346 gene encoding zinc finger protein 346 isoform X2, whose translation MADGAGSNGDAAGLPVGKEAVERLIRENGHIFTEAQCKVCSALLISESQRLAHYQDSKQEGSSGEDRNKCCPICNMTFSSPAVATSHYLGKTHAKNMKQQSPKVEEAVPPQKHPATLPTSTVSSNEENKDITDPDKFCSLCHATFNNPLMAKQHYVGKKHRKQETKHKLMAHYGRTPDAPASSFMAGKGYPCSTCNIVLNSIEQYQAHISGFKHKNQMPGAVPVVGPFPPQQYVREESTAPGGYSYFSQDF comes from the exons atggcggaCGGGGCGGGTAGCAACGGGGAcgccgcggggctgccggtggGCAAGGAGGCAG TGGAGCGCCTGATCCGGGAGAACGGGCACATCTTCACCGAGGCCCAGTGCAAGGTGTGCAGCGCCCTGCTCATCTCCGAGTCCCAGAGGCTGGCCCACTACCAG GACAGCAAGCAGGAAGGCAGCAGTGGGGAAGACAGGAACAAGTGTTGTCCCATCTGCAACATGACCTTTTCCTCTCCGGCCGTGGCAACGTCTCACTACTTGGGAAAGACTCATGCCAAGAACATGAAGCAGCAGTCCCCCAAAGTGGAAG AAGCGGTGCCCCCACAGAAACATCCTGCTACCCTCCCCACCTCTACCGTGTCTTCTAACGAAGAGAACAAGGACATTACTGACCCAGACAAGTTCTGTAGCCTCTGCCATGCCACTTTCAACAACCCCCTTATGGCAAAACAGCATTATGTAGGCAAGAAGCACAGAAAGCAGGAGACCAAACACAAGCTGATGGCACACTATGGCCGAACCCCTGATGCACCGGCATCGTCCTTCATGG CTGGGAAGGGGTACCCCTGCAGTACATGTAACATAGTACTGAACTCCATAGAGCAGTACCAAGCTCACATCAGTGGCTTCAAACACAAGAATCA GATGCCAGGAGCAGTGCCGGTTGTTGGACCATTCCCGCCACAGCAGTATGTCCGGGAAGAGTCAACTGCCCCAGGAGGCTACAGTTATTTCAGCCAAGACTTCTAG